From a single Planctomicrobium piriforme genomic region:
- a CDS encoding transposase, with protein MALGARGGERQEEFWLPTQQLSSGHVFYDKLNTVLAQAGFDQSLEQLCRPFYAAQRRPSAPPGVYFRMLTIGYLEGIDSQRGIAWRCEDSLSLRRFLGIPLGKETPHHSSLTRIRDRLPLNIHEQAFHQVLSIIDEQGLLRGKTAAVDATLLEANAAMKSIVRKDSGEDWKGYLKRLMQEHGFIDEDDHPGD; from the coding sequence ATGGCGTTGGGAGCACGGGGAGGTGAGCGGCAGGAGGAGTTCTGGCTGCCCACTCAGCAGCTCTCGTCTGGGCATGTCTTTTATGACAAGCTCAACACGGTGCTGGCACAGGCGGGCTTCGATCAGTCGCTCGAGCAACTCTGTCGGCCTTTCTACGCTGCTCAAAGACGCCCTTCGGCCCCGCCGGGCGTCTACTTCCGAATGCTGACGATCGGCTACCTGGAAGGGATCGACTCCCAGCGCGGGATTGCCTGGCGCTGCGAAGACTCGCTGTCCTTGCGGCGGTTCCTCGGGATTCCCCTGGGGAAGGAAACTCCCCACCACAGCAGCCTGACCAGAATCCGCGACCGCCTCCCCTTGAACATCCACGAACAGGCGTTTCATCAGGTGCTCTCGATTATCGACGAACAGGGCCTGCTGCGGGGGAAAACAGCGGCGGTCGATGCAACGCTGCTGGAAGCCAACGCCGCCATGAAAAGTATCGTCCGCAAAGACTCGGGCGAGGACTGGAAGGGGTACCTCAAACGCCTGATGCAAGAGCACGGATTCATCGACGAAGACGATCATCCCGGCGACTAA